From Oryza sativa Japonica Group chromosome 4, ASM3414082v1, one genomic window encodes:
- the LOC4336616 gene encoding pEARLI1-like lipid transfer protein 1, which produces MASKILVFLLAINLLFFTTANACGCACGKCPTPPPPALPPPPPPTPTTPSYHNKCPVNTLKFGACADVLGAISGEVGQVPAQPCCSLISGLADLEAAVCLCTAIKANVLGVVVNIPVKLSLLVNYCGKCVPSGYTCA; this is translated from the coding sequence ATGGCATCCAAGATCCTCGTGTTTCTCTTGGCCATCAACCTCCTCTTCTTCACGACGGCCAATGCCTGCGGCTGCGCGTGCGGCAAatgcccgacgccgccgcccccggccctcccgccgccgccgcctccgactcCAACTACTCCGTCCTACCATAACAAGTGCCCCGTGAACACGCTCAAGTTCGGGGCCTGCGCCGACGTGCTGGGCGCCATCAGCGGCGAGGTCGGCCAGGTGCCCGCCCAGCCGTGCTGCAGCCTCATCAGCGGCCTCGCCGACCTCGAGGCCGCCGTCTGCCTCTGCACGGCCATCAAGGCCAACGTGCTCGGCGTCGTCGTCAACATCCCGGTGAAGCTGAGCCTCCTTGTCAACTACTGTGGCAAGTGCGTCCCCAGTGGCTACACCTGCGCTTAA
- the LOC4336617 gene encoding scarecrow-like protein 27, with protein MRAAPFSADGNGAAELAGSIAALLWPEDKGGGGGGGGGSLLVEPRSVLDCRGSPSPPNSTSTLSSSHGSGAADSISTGVAAVSESSAAAAEATRWAAPGEHGGGGGGELPPIPGALDVGFVAEESWDAMLGDAAAAAGQEQTFLNWIMAAPGDMEPQAPGLSQQQLLANAAGFGFPLQHHPGGVSSPAALASDLSSSGGRSLTSSSGSNSKATSAFGLLSPEAALQPPPATTAPFHNGADMKPPLLGLPSPTLLLNQHQPTPASTLFMPFPSFSDHQQQPLLQPPPKRHHSVPDNLFLLHNQPQPPPPAPAQCLPFPTLHSAVPFQLQPSMQHPRNAMKSTAAAAAAQQQHLLDELAAAAKATEVGNSIGAREILARLNQQLPPIGKPFLRSASYLKDALLLALADGHHAATRLTSPLDVALKLTAYKSFSDLSPVLQFANFTVTQALLDEIASTTASCIRVIDFDLGVGGQWASFLQELAHRCGSGGVSLPMLKLTAFVSAASHHPLELHLTQDNLSQFAADLGIPFEFNAINLDAFDPMELIAPTADEVVAVSLPVGCSARTPLPAMLQLVKQLAPKIVVAIDYGSDRSDLPFSQHFLNCLQSCLCLLESLDAAGTDADAVSKIERFLIQPRVEDAVLGRRRADKAIAWRTVLTSAGFAPQPLSNLAEAQADCLLKRVQVRGFHVEKRGAGLALYWQRGELVSVSAWRC; from the coding sequence ATGAGGGCGGCACCCTTCAGTGCCGACGGGAacggggcggcggagctcgcggGGAGCATAGCGGCGCTGCTTTGGCCGGAGgacaagggcggcggcggcgggggcggcggggggTCGTTGCTGGTGGAGCCGAGGTCGGTGCTGGACTGCAGGGGGAGCCCGAGCCCGCCCAACTCCACATCGACGCTGTCTTCGTCCCATGGTAGCGGCGCGGCGGATTCTATATCtaccggcgtggcggcggtttcggagagcagcgcagccgccgccgaagccACCAGATGGGCGGCCCCCGgcgaacacggcggcggcggtggcggtgagctGCCGCCCATACCGGGGGCCCTGGATGTGGGCTTCGTCGCGGAGGAGAGCTGGGACGCCATGctcggcgacgccgcggcggcggcaggccaGGAGCAGACATTTTTGAACTGGATCATGGCTGCCCCCGGCGACATGGAACCCCAGGCGCCGGGGCTCTCGCAGCAGCAGCTCCTCGCCAATGCCGCCGGGTTCGGGTTCCCGCTGCAGCATCACCCCGGTGGCGTCTCCTCGCCAGCCGCCCTCGCCTCCGACCTGTCGTCCTCCGGCGGGAGGTCGCTCacaagcagcagcggcagcaataGCAAGGCCACCTCCGCTTTCGGCCTCCTGTCGCCCGAAGCGgcgctccagccgccgccggcgactacTGCGCCTTTCCACAACGGCGCTGACATGAAGCCCCCTCTCCTTGGCTTGCCATCACCCACACTACTCCTCAACCAGCATCAGCCGACGCCGGCCTCCACCTTGTTCATGCCGTTCCCCTCCTTCTCCGACCATCAACAACAGCCACTGCTCCAGCCACCGCCGAAGCGCCACCACTCCGTGCCCGacaatctcttcctcctccacaaccagccccagccaccgccgccggcgcccgcgcaATGCCTCCCGTTTCCAACGCTACATAGCGCGGTACCCTTCCAGCTCCAGCCTTCGATGCAGCATCCGCGCAACGCGATGAAGtcaaccgcggcggcggcggcggcgcagcagcaaCACCTCCTGGACGAGCttgcagcggcggcgaaggcaaccGAAGTCGGCAACTCCATAGGCGCGCGAGAGATATTGGCGCGGCTCAATCAGCAGCTTCCCCCAATTGGGAAGCCTTTCCTCCGCTCCGCCTCCTACCTAAAGgacgccctcctcctcgcgctcgcCGACGGCCACCACGCCGCCACCCGTCTCACGTCTCCGCTCGACGTCGCCCTGAAGCTCACCGCTTACAAATCCTTCTCCGACCTCTCCCCCGTGCTCCAGTTTGCCAACTTCACGGTAACTCAGGCGCTTCTGGATGAGATCGCCAGCACAACCGCGTCTTGTATCCGCGTCATTGATTTCGACCTCGGTGTCGGCGGCCAGTGGGCTTCGTTCTTGCAGGAGCTTGCTCACCGCTGTGGCTCTGGCGGTGTGTCCTTGCCGATGTTGAAGCTCACAGCCTTCGTCTCAGCCGCCTCCCACCACCCGCTTGAGCTGCATCTTACTCAGGATAACCTCTCACAGTTTGCTGCTGATCTTGGTATTCCATTTGAGTTCAATGCTATTAATCTCGACGCATTTGATCCTATGGAACTCATTGCTCCTACAGCTGATGAGGTTGTTGCAGTAAGCCTCCCAGTTGGTTGCTCAGCACGCACTCCACTCCCAGCTATGCTTCAGTTGGTGAAACAGCTTGCTCCTAAGATTGTGGTTGCTATTGACTATGGCAGTGATCGGAGCGACCTCCCATTTTCCCAACACTTCTTGAATTGCTTACAGTCTTGTCTATGTCTTCTTGAATCACTTGATGCTGCTGGCACTGATGCGGATGCTGTCAGTAAGATCGAGAGGTTTCTGATTCAGCCCAGAGTGGAGGATGCAGTTCTTGGGCGGCGTAGAGCTGACAAAGCGATCGCTTGGCGGACAGTGCTAACATCAGCAGGGTTTGCACCTCAACCACTCAGCAACCTTGCGGAGGCACAGGCTGACTGCCTCTTGAAGCGGGTGCAGGTCCGAGGCTTCCATGTGGAGAAGCGTGGAGCAGGCCTTGCACTCTATTGGCAGCGTGGCGAGCTTGTATCCGTCTCAGCATGGCGATGCTGA